Proteins from a genomic interval of uncultured Methanocorpusculum sp.:
- a CDS encoding molybdopterin-dependent oxidoreductase, with protein MTDFMVNIMQMNYVTTICPYCGTGCALNLVVRDGKAIGVTPSHRSPVCSGKLCSRGLHAAQALDEARIEQPIIKGEPADWDTAISKAAELKKFAAGEVAVITSARLTNENQFLVMKFAKELGAGIGIVNGGTGSSTTTLNEIKEADVILALGDVMKALPLTGNRILLAKEKGARILYLGPQSYTAVQADTVEITDQYTELPPGFGALLKNAAHPVVVYQANDEAAAALAAGLKINAAVLYDTNNGRGAAAMGIAPVSLPENIKAALIIAETPEMEQDIYADLLEKLESLELSVVAASSETSLSGIADVVLPVTALHESEGTVTNWEGRIQKVKQAAVSPEGVKPLADVLADLAGKLGVSIPSGTPEELFTALGQEVSVFAGASYEQIAKPEGVYLREA; from the coding sequence TTGACCGATTTTATGGTAAATATCATGCAGATGAACTATGTGACCACCATATGCCCGTACTGCGGTACCGGCTGTGCACTCAATCTCGTTGTTCGCGATGGAAAAGCAATTGGGGTTACCCCCTCTCACCGTTCTCCCGTCTGTTCCGGGAAACTCTGTTCCCGCGGACTTCATGCTGCCCAGGCTCTTGATGAAGCAAGGATCGAACAGCCTATCATCAAAGGAGAGCCGGCAGACTGGGATACTGCGATCAGCAAGGCAGCTGAACTCAAGAAGTTTGCCGCCGGAGAGGTCGCCGTTATCACGTCAGCACGTCTCACAAACGAAAATCAGTTCCTTGTTATGAAGTTTGCAAAGGAACTTGGTGCCGGGATCGGCATTGTGAACGGCGGAACGGGAAGCTCAACCACCACGCTCAATGAAATCAAGGAAGCCGATGTGATTCTTGCACTCGGTGATGTTATGAAAGCTCTCCCTCTCACAGGAAACCGGATTCTTCTGGCTAAAGAGAAGGGAGCCCGTATTCTCTATCTTGGTCCGCAGAGTTACACTGCCGTCCAGGCCGACACGGTCGAGATCACCGATCAGTACACGGAATTGCCGCCGGGATTCGGCGCACTTTTGAAGAATGCGGCCCACCCGGTCGTTGTTTATCAGGCAAATGATGAAGCAGCCGCAGCCCTTGCTGCAGGATTAAAAATCAACGCAGCGGTGTTGTACGATACGAACAATGGTCGTGGAGCCGCAGCTATGGGAATCGCTCCCGTCTCACTCCCGGAGAATATCAAAGCTGCCCTCATCATCGCTGAAACTCCGGAGATGGAACAGGACATCTATGCCGATCTTCTAGAAAAGCTCGAGAGCCTCGAACTGAGTGTTGTCGCCGCATCTTCCGAGACTTCCCTTTCGGGAATCGCCGACGTTGTATTGCCGGTCACCGCACTGCACGAAAGTGAAGGTACGGTAACCAACTGGGAGGGACGCATTCAGAAGGTCAAGCAGGCCGCCGTTTCGCCAGAGGGTGTGAAGCCGCTTGCTGATGTTCTTGCGGATCTTGCAGGGAAGCTTGGCGTCAGCATTCCGTCCGGTACACCGGAAGAACTCTTTACTGCTCTCGGTCAAGAGGTCTCGGTATTTGCCGGTGCATCGTATGAACAGATCGCTAAACCTGAAGGCGTTTATCTTCGCGAGGCCTGA
- a CDS encoding amidohydrolase has translation MTDTEIFGKQVPVLIRNISLNGKIQEIYLDGTGMIGAVGEKITDHDAEFIIDGDRATALPGMINMHTHSPMGLLRGYSDDMQLFEWLSTKIWPTEAHLTEDDIYWGAKLACLEMIRTGTTTFNDMYFKMEQIARAVDESGIRACLSYCMIDGGDHAKFESEARVMESTVKNIKNMNNPRVMPGVSPHAVYTVSKEGLTWCAEFAKKENIPLHVHLSETEQEVTDCVAAHGMRPPVWLDHCGVLSEQCIAAHCCWLDADDISLLAKRGVTAVHNPISNMKLAGNSALPYPEMKTAGVNVALGTDGASSNNDLDMFGEMKTVAILQKFFWNDPTVMPATDALKIASPNGAKALGLNAGVIAPGRLADLVLVGRNPMNVPAFNTDSNAVYATSGLAVSTTICDGMILMHDGIIPGAEEIMEKAGSVAFDLVGRATAP, from the coding sequence ATGACAGACACAGAAATCTTTGGAAAACAGGTCCCGGTTCTTATCAGAAACATCAGCCTGAACGGAAAAATACAGGAGATCTACCTCGACGGTACAGGAATGATCGGAGCGGTCGGAGAAAAAATCACTGATCACGACGCAGAATTCATCATCGACGGTGACAGAGCAACCGCGCTGCCCGGCATGATCAATATGCACACCCACTCCCCGATGGGGCTGCTTCGCGGCTATTCGGATGACATGCAGCTCTTCGAGTGGCTTTCCACCAAGATCTGGCCGACAGAGGCACACCTCACCGAAGATGATATCTACTGGGGAGCGAAACTCGCCTGTCTGGAAATGATCCGTACCGGAACCACGACCTTCAACGACATGTATTTTAAAATGGAACAGATCGCCCGTGCCGTTGATGAATCCGGCATCAGGGCATGTCTTTCATACTGCATGATCGACGGCGGGGACCATGCGAAGTTCGAGTCGGAAGCCCGTGTCATGGAGTCGACGGTCAAAAATATCAAAAATATGAACAACCCGCGGGTCATGCCCGGTGTATCCCCCCATGCGGTCTATACCGTTTCAAAAGAGGGTCTGACCTGGTGTGCGGAGTTTGCCAAAAAGGAGAATATTCCCCTGCATGTACATCTTTCCGAGACCGAACAGGAGGTCACTGACTGTGTTGCAGCCCATGGTATGAGACCTCCGGTATGGCTGGACCACTGTGGTGTCCTGTCCGAGCAGTGCATAGCGGCACACTGCTGCTGGCTGGATGCTGACGACATCTCGCTTCTTGCAAAGCGGGGAGTGACCGCGGTCCATAACCCGATCAGCAATATGAAGCTTGCTGGAAACAGTGCCCTTCCCTATCCGGAGATGAAAACGGCGGGTGTGAACGTGGCTCTTGGAACGGACGGAGCATCTTCAAATAATGATCTGGATATGTTCGGTGAAATGAAAACTGTGGCGATCCTGCAGAAGTTCTTCTGGAACGATCCGACTGTTATGCCGGCAACCGATGCGCTGAAAATCGCCTCGCCTAACGGGGCAAAGGCATTGGGTCTCAACGCAGGAGTGATTGCTCCCGGCCGTCTCGCAGATTTGGTCCTTGTTGGAAGAAATCCGATGAATGTACCTGCATTCAACACTGATTCGAATGCCGTGTATGCAACGAGCGGCCTTGCCGTCTCGACAACGATCTGCGACGGCATGATTCTGATGCATGACGGCATCATCCCGGGTGCGGAAGAGATTATGGAAAAGGCGGGATCAGTGGCCTTTGATCTTGTTGGACGGGCGACCGCACCCTAA
- a CDS encoding MTAP family purine nucleoside phosphorylase — translation MLGIIGGTALLQARLPPLEKIRVSTPFGSVQAHVGRIVFISRHQNDTPPHRVNHRAHLAAMKILGVDRIIVIGSTGSMHDDLPPGSIVIPDDSFSPWDIPSLHDNDIYHIPPSIDAGLREELTKIVPEAKPGTYFQTLGPRFETRSEIACFARDTDVVGMTVASELTLANELEIPCATLCTVDNYANGIGGAAAPDYDEIVAIARRNGDRVTDIITKIVEKLA, via the coding sequence ATGTTAGGCATCATTGGGGGGACGGCTCTTCTGCAGGCACGCTTGCCCCCTCTGGAAAAAATCCGTGTATCAACACCCTTCGGCTCAGTCCAGGCTCACGTAGGTCGGATCGTCTTTATCAGCCGCCATCAAAACGATACCCCGCCCCACCGGGTCAATCATCGTGCACATCTCGCTGCTATGAAAATCCTCGGTGTTGACCGGATCATCGTCATCGGCTCGACCGGCAGTATGCATGATGATCTCCCTCCGGGAAGCATCGTTATTCCTGACGACTCGTTCAGTCCCTGGGATATTCCAAGCCTGCACGACAACGACATCTATCATATCCCCCCGTCGATTGATGCAGGGCTGAGAGAAGAACTTACCAAAATCGTTCCTGAGGCAAAACCGGGCACCTACTTTCAGACGCTTGGACCCAGATTCGAAACGCGATCGGAGATAGCCTGCTTTGCCCGGGACACCGACGTGGTCGGAATGACCGTGGCAAGCGAGCTGACTCTCGCAAATGAACTTGAAATCCCCTGCGCTACTCTCTGCACGGTGGACAACTATGCAAACGGCATCGGAGGGGCAGCTGCTCCGGATTATGACGAGATCGTCGCCATAGCCCGACGAAACGGTGACCGGGTAACGGATATCATAACAAAAATCGTGGAAAAACTCGCATGA
- a CDS encoding cytochrome c biogenesis protein CcdA, translated as MAAVFDPSIAGIFIFGLLVGICPCNSVICLGLIGYLTSGKTTLTLPTILKLVLAFSIGTILTPLPLGFLAGFFGEYLLYLNSSIARILGGILMIAMGLQLLHLYKPPIRRIFNRFRLPNAYTIVGAFLLGLSFGVITVGRGAPMLIIVLTYIALYQTPLQGLLTIFIYAVGLSIPLIILSSIGGSLGQKIRTVTKISGNTIDIIIGIGIILIGIYFIILAFL; from the coding sequence ATGGCCGCCGTCTTCGATCCCTCGATTGCCGGGATTTTTATCTTCGGGCTCCTTGTAGGTATTTGTCCATGCAATAGTGTCATCTGCCTTGGGCTTATCGGTTATCTTACCAGCGGTAAAACGACTCTTACCCTTCCGACAATTCTCAAACTAGTCCTTGCTTTCAGCATAGGGACGATCCTTACCCCTCTACCTTTGGGCTTCCTTGCCGGATTTTTCGGCGAGTATCTCCTCTATCTCAACAGTTCTATTGCCAGGATTCTGGGCGGCATTCTTATGATTGCGATGGGACTTCAGCTTCTTCATCTCTATAAACCTCCCATTCGGCGCATCTTCAACCGTTTTCGTCTCCCAAATGCCTACACAATTGTCGGCGCCTTCCTCCTCGGTCTTTCATTTGGCGTGATCACCGTCGGTCGGGGCGCTCCGATGCTCATCATCGTTCTCACCTACATCGCCCTCTACCAGACCCCGCTTCAGGGGCTTCTCACCATCTTCATCTATGCAGTCGGCCTCAGCATTCCTTTGATCATCCTCAGCTCGATCGGCGGTTCCCTTGGTCAGAAGATCCGCACAGTCACAAAAATCAGCGGGAACACCATCGATATCATCATCGGGATAGGCATCATTCTTATCGGCATTTACTTTATTATTCTTGCCTTCCTCTAA
- a CDS encoding NifB/NifX family molybdenum-iron cluster-binding protein — protein MTQSIKKIAIAQDGSLVSQHFGHCMSYALFNLEDGKLTRLPDLENPGHEPGKLPRLLAAEGVNLIIAGGMGPRAIDLFEENGIEVILGISGDLGRAAEAYVNGSLTAGASACSHDDHACGGEEHDEHEHPAHIVCISSTGTTLDSPADMRLGRAPYFALINLAASTASIIQNPFTDAESGVGPKVVQLLASNGVSVLITGKSGGNASAALKAGGIAAYELTEPITIAEALQKYLAHELAPLF, from the coding sequence ATGACACAGTCAATCAAAAAAATCGCCATTGCCCAAGATGGGAGTTTGGTCTCCCAACATTTTGGTCACTGTATGAGCTATGCATTATTCAATCTCGAAGACGGGAAATTAACCCGACTCCCCGATTTGGAAAACCCCGGTCATGAACCCGGAAAACTCCCGCGCCTGCTTGCCGCTGAAGGTGTTAATCTCATCATCGCCGGCGGGATGGGGCCGCGTGCAATCGACCTTTTCGAAGAAAACGGTATTGAAGTGATCCTCGGCATCTCCGGGGATCTCGGCCGTGCCGCCGAAGCATATGTAAACGGATCTCTGACCGCCGGTGCAAGTGCATGTTCTCACGACGATCATGCATGCGGTGGCGAGGAGCATGACGAACACGAGCACCCGGCCCATATTGTATGCATCAGTTCAACAGGAACCACCCTGGATTCCCCGGCAGATATGAGATTAGGCCGTGCCCCGTACTTTGCACTGATCAATCTTGCCGCCAGCACTGCCTCAATAATTCAGAACCCCTTCACCGATGCAGAAAGCGGCGTCGGTCCCAAGGTTGTCCAGCTTCTTGCATCCAACGGCGTATCGGTCCTCATCACCGGCAAGAGCGGAGGAAATGCAAGTGCTGCACTGAAAGCCGGAGGTATAGCCGCGTATGAACTTACCGAACCCATAACAATTGCCGAAGCCCTTCAGAAGTACCTTGCTCACGAACTGGCCCCTCTGTTTTAA
- a CDS encoding Coenzyme F420 hydrogenase/dehydrogenase, beta subunit C-terminal domain has protein sequence MSEKGDMFYAWTKSDDIKGECGGAVISLLKYALESKLVDVVLTVRKGYDIYDPQPVFITDPAELASCAGSLHCGTFLLPKLIKKYLNGAKDLKVAVTVKGCDAKALYELAKRQQINMDNVLSIGLNCGGSVSPTVAREMIAEKYGIDPDDVVKEEIDKGQFIVMTKDGQHKGIKIDELEEEGLGRRANCQRCETKIPRQADLACGNWGVFGDKAGKATFVEVCSAKGAAVFDGAVNAGAIDICAPDPKGLEVRGKIETVMIKMGKKAQKSQFATLGEGTARLAKIMRDSSRCITCRACIENCPICYCVECSTLKPHLVDQTQTPPDFMFHLIRFAHIADSCVNCGQCQELCPAEIPNALFMHAQQVELEKMFGHTPGIDMSLPVLAFAEEKDERQRLHDTGSDMIFENVFKE, from the coding sequence ATGTCTGAAAAAGGCGATATGTTCTATGCCTGGACGAAGTCCGATGATATCAAAGGCGAATGCGGAGGAGCCGTCATCTCGCTCCTGAAATATGCTCTGGAAAGCAAACTCGTCGATGTTGTCCTGACGGTACGAAAGGGATATGATATCTATGATCCTCAGCCGGTCTTCATCACAGACCCCGCCGAACTTGCTTCATGTGCAGGATCTCTGCACTGCGGAACGTTCCTTCTCCCGAAACTGATCAAAAAGTATCTGAACGGCGCTAAGGATCTTAAAGTGGCGGTCACTGTCAAAGGATGCGACGCCAAAGCTCTCTATGAGCTTGCCAAACGTCAGCAGATCAATATGGACAATGTCCTTTCAATCGGTCTCAACTGTGGAGGATCCGTTTCCCCGACCGTTGCCCGCGAGATGATCGCTGAGAAGTACGGTATCGATCCGGATGACGTTGTCAAAGAGGAGATCGATAAGGGACAGTTCATCGTTATGACCAAAGATGGTCAGCACAAAGGCATCAAGATCGATGAACTGGAAGAAGAAGGTCTCGGCCGTCGTGCAAACTGCCAGCGCTGCGAGACCAAGATTCCACGCCAGGCAGATCTTGCTTGTGGTAACTGGGGTGTTTTCGGCGATAAAGCAGGGAAAGCCACGTTTGTTGAAGTATGTTCGGCAAAGGGAGCCGCTGTTTTTGACGGTGCAGTCAATGCAGGTGCAATCGATATTTGCGCTCCGGACCCGAAAGGACTTGAGGTCCGCGGCAAGATCGAGACTGTCATGATCAAGATGGGTAAAAAGGCTCAGAAGAGTCAGTTTGCAACTCTTGGTGAAGGTACTGCAAGGCTTGCCAAAATTATGCGCGACTCTTCACGCTGCATAACCTGCCGTGCATGCATTGAAAACTGTCCGATCTGCTACTGTGTCGAGTGTTCAACGCTGAAACCGCATCTTGTCGATCAGACACAGACACCTCCCGACTTTATGTTCCATCTGATCAGATTCGCGCATATCGCCGATTCCTGCGTGAACTGCGGTCAGTGCCAGGAACTCTGCCCTGCCGAGATCCCGAATGCTCTTTTCATGCATGCCCAGCAGGTCGAACTTGAGAAGATGTTTGGTCACACCCCGGGCATTGACATGAGTCTCCCGGTACTTGCGTTTGCAGAAGAGAAAGATGAACGTCAGCGTCTGCATGACACCGGATCGGATATGATCTTCGAGAATGTGTTCAAGGAGTAA
- a CDS encoding pyridoxal-dependent decarboxylase, with translation MNSDTLMVANLAYMATILYNPNNVAYEASTATTPMEIEAGKDMATMLGFDPEQSWGHITTDGTIANYEGLWMARNLKSFPPAVKKIRPDFVPGLDDWQIMNMSTTQVLDLIGKVKEAGCFDEVRNESARGVGAGDGCLGVVLVPQSKHYSWVKAADVLGIGNKNLIQVQVNDHYHMDIDTLKSIIDDHIARKIPIMAVMAVVGTTEEGAIDEVDRIAELRAEYEKQGINFYFHIDAAYGGYSRALFLDEQNRFMEYGEVKERLSADGIFIHETEYPQREIYEAYKAIPAADSITIDPHKMGYIPYSAGGITIKDRRILDLISYFAAYVFESGEDSPTLLGSYIMEGSKAGATAAAVWATHRLIPLNVTGYGRIIGRSIEGAQMLSNALTTTKYITVNDRKFQVETLAGKPDFNIVCMAFNEVGNTDLDSMNALNEKIYNESSYVSGPVYKNDWITSKTALAREDYGDAPRNFVKRLGVPTAEWDRVGSVYVLRVCLLNPFVSHNVHFDVLWDQLLAILKEKLAAAIAGDGKC, from the coding sequence ATGAATTCCGACACGCTGATGGTGGCTAACCTCGCGTACATGGCGACGATTCTCTACAACCCAAACAACGTAGCCTACGAAGCATCAACCGCGACGACCCCGATGGAAATCGAAGCCGGCAAAGACATGGCAACAATGCTTGGGTTCGACCCCGAACAGTCATGGGGTCATATCACCACCGACGGCACGATTGCAAATTACGAAGGTCTGTGGATGGCACGCAATCTCAAATCGTTCCCGCCTGCGGTCAAAAAGATACGGCCCGACTTTGTTCCCGGGCTTGACGACTGGCAGATCATGAACATGAGCACCACCCAGGTGCTTGACCTTATCGGGAAAGTGAAGGAAGCCGGCTGTTTCGATGAGGTAAGAAACGAAAGTGCCAGAGGTGTCGGGGCAGGCGACGGCTGTCTTGGTGTTGTCCTGGTCCCGCAGTCCAAACATTATTCATGGGTGAAGGCCGCCGATGTTCTCGGGATCGGAAACAAGAATCTGATCCAGGTGCAGGTAAATGACCACTACCACATGGATATCGACACGCTGAAAAGCATCATCGACGATCACATCGCACGAAAGATCCCGATTATGGCAGTCATGGCCGTTGTTGGAACGACTGAAGAAGGAGCTATTGATGAGGTCGACAGGATCGCAGAATTACGGGCCGAGTATGAAAAACAGGGTATCAACTTCTACTTCCATATCGACGCGGCCTACGGCGGCTATTCACGTGCTCTTTTCCTTGACGAACAGAATCGCTTCATGGAGTACGGTGAAGTGAAAGAACGTCTCAGCGCCGACGGGATATTCATACATGAAACCGAATACCCGCAGAGAGAAATCTATGAAGCATACAAGGCAATTCCGGCTGCGGACTCGATCACCATTGATCCGCATAAGATGGGCTATATTCCCTATTCAGCCGGAGGAATTACCATAAAGGACAGGCGTATTCTTGATCTGATCTCGTACTTTGCCGCCTATGTCTTTGAATCGGGCGAGGATTCACCAACTCTGCTTGGCAGTTATATCATGGAAGGATCAAAGGCCGGCGCCACGGCCGCCGCCGTCTGGGCGACGCACAGACTGATCCCGCTGAACGTAACCGGTTACGGAAGAATCATCGGCCGGAGTATTGAGGGAGCACAGATGTTGTCCAATGCTCTGACAACGACGAAGTACATTACGGTCAACGACCGGAAATTCCAGGTTGAAACTCTTGCAGGAAAGCCTGACTTCAATATTGTGTGCATGGCGTTTAATGAGGTGGGAAATACCGATCTGGATTCCATGAATGCTCTGAACGAAAAAATCTATAACGAATCCTCCTATGTCAGCGGGCCGGTGTATAAAAACGACTGGATCACCTCAAAAACTGCCCTCGCACGGGAAGACTACGGCGACGCTCCAAGAAACTTCGTGAAACGCCTCGGGGTCCCAACGGCAGAGTGGGATCGTGTCGGCTCGGTGTATGTGCTTAGAGTCTGCCTGCTCAATCCGTTCGTTTCCCACAATGTGCACTTTGACGTCCTGTGGGACCAGTTACTTGCAATCCTCAAGGAAAAGCTTGCTGCGGCAATTGCCGGCGATGGAAAGTGCTGA
- a CDS encoding amino acid permease — MATKPSVSYKLSLTAFILITFAAIMSMRTFPSQSVVGWQSIFFCLLAFIVYLIPASLVSAELATGWPQEGGVYVWVKEAFGEKWGFTAIWLQWFQMTIGFISVLTFIAATFSYIIDPELANNKIYLFIFIVIIWWGLTFLNLRGLKAYTRISSISVVIGTFIPAAILLIGGAWYIFSGNPVQLTLQPTVSDLIPNFSSVSNLVMLVTFVFLFIGIEMTASHAQDISNVKKNYPLGIFVVGLVITAISIVGAMIVALLVPADNINLLAGIMQTFEVIFAGPFSWVVLIIALLIAIGAIGQVSTWILGPVRGLFATAKEGTLPPVLQKTNKNDIPVNMLILQGILITFWGAVYALAPGGVNSSFWMLFALTTTVYIVMYFLMYAAAIRLRYTRPDVPRAFKIPGGKAGMWLVGGFGFVMMAILFVVAMLPPTQISEGGGFVAFMIIGTVVVAAIPLIIYAFKKPEWKITQPETKE; from the coding sequence ATGGCAACAAAACCTTCGGTAAGCTATAAGTTATCATTAACTGCGTTTATCCTGATTACGTTCGCGGCCATTATGAGCATGCGTACCTTCCCATCGCAAAGTGTGGTGGGCTGGCAGTCAATCTTTTTCTGCCTCCTTGCATTTATCGTATACCTGATCCCTGCATCCCTGGTTTCGGCTGAACTTGCCACCGGATGGCCGCAGGAAGGTGGTGTCTATGTATGGGTAAAAGAGGCATTTGGAGAAAAATGGGGTTTTACCGCCATTTGGCTGCAGTGGTTCCAGATGACGATCGGATTTATCAGTGTTCTGACCTTCATCGCGGCAACATTCTCTTACATCATTGACCCGGAGCTTGCAAACAACAAGATATATCTGTTCATTTTCATTGTTATTATCTGGTGGGGTCTGACCTTCCTGAACCTCAGGGGTCTCAAAGCTTACACCAGAATCAGTTCGATTTCTGTCGTCATTGGAACATTCATTCCGGCGGCAATTCTTCTCATCGGCGGAGCATGGTACATCTTTTCCGGAAACCCCGTCCAGTTAACCCTCCAGCCGACGGTATCGGATCTCATACCCAACTTTTCATCAGTTTCCAATCTGGTGATGCTGGTAACCTTCGTTTTCCTGTTCATCGGTATAGAGATGACCGCAAGTCATGCACAGGATATCAGCAATGTCAAGAAGAATTATCCTCTCGGCATATTTGTCGTCGGATTAGTCATCACGGCAATAAGCATTGTCGGGGCTATGATCGTAGCCTTACTCGTGCCGGCAGACAACATCAACCTTCTTGCAGGCATCATGCAGACCTTTGAAGTAATATTTGCGGGTCCGTTCTCATGGGTGGTACTGATCATCGCTCTCCTTATTGCAATCGGAGCGATCGGTCAGGTGTCGACCTGGATCTTAGGGCCGGTCAGAGGTCTTTTCGCGACAGCAAAAGAAGGCACTCTGCCTCCTGTTCTTCAGAAGACAAACAAAAACGATATCCCGGTAAACATGCTTATCCTCCAGGGAATTCTCATCACGTTCTGGGGAGCGGTTTACGCTCTTGCTCCAGGAGGAGTTAACAGTTCGTTCTGGATGCTCTTTGCTTTGACGACCACCGTATACATCGTCATGTATTTCCTGATGTATGCGGCTGCAATCAGACTCAGATACACGCGTCCGGATGTTCCACGGGCGTTTAAGATCCCGGGCGGGAAGGCCGGCATGTGGTTAGTTGGAGGATTTGGATTTGTGATGATGGCAATTCTTTTCGTTGTTGCAATGCTGCCGCCAACCCAGATTTCGGAAGGAGGCGGCTTTGTGGCATTCATGATTATTGGAACGGTCGTCGTCGCAGCCATACCTTTAATCATTTATGCATTCAAAAAGCCGGAATGGAAAATAACTCAGCCGGAGACCAAAGAGTAA
- a CDS encoding transglutaminase family protein — MQIFLREDPYVDLSHPLIREKAGELFSDLSSDIEKTRTAYEFVRDEIPHSFDIKAEIITAKASDVLKYRTGICHAKANLLAALLRTENIPKGFCFQHLTLADDDSLGYCVHCFNAVFLQNRWIKLDARGNTNGKDARFSLETPILAFQNRKEYDEYFWKGIYAAPDPATMRMLDTASSLKDLVDHFPDTITETPDIFE, encoded by the coding sequence ATGCAGATATTTCTCAGAGAGGATCCGTATGTCGATCTCTCCCACCCGCTGATACGGGAGAAAGCCGGAGAACTTTTTTCCGATCTATCTTCCGATATCGAAAAAACACGAACGGCCTATGAGTTTGTCCGTGATGAAATTCCTCACTCGTTTGATATTAAGGCAGAGATTATTACAGCAAAAGCTTCCGATGTTCTCAAATATCGGACAGGTATCTGCCATGCGAAAGCAAATCTTCTCGCTGCGCTTCTCAGAACGGAAAATATCCCGAAGGGCTTCTGTTTTCAGCATCTGACCCTTGCAGACGATGATTCTCTCGGTTACTGCGTTCACTGCTTTAATGCTGTTTTTCTGCAGAACCGCTGGATAAAACTGGACGCACGCGGCAATACCAACGGGAAAGATGCACGTTTCTCTCTGGAAACACCCATACTTGCATTTCAAAACCGAAAGGAATACGACGAATACTTCTGGAAAGGGATCTATGCTGCTCCGGATCCTGCAACCATGCGAATGCTTGATACAGCGTCGTCGCTCAAAGATCTCGTCGATCACTTTCCCGACACGATTACCGAAACACCCGACATTTTCGAGTGA
- a CDS encoding EamA family transporter, whose amino-acid sequence MGSTDIFTHRTVSETRLAPFLIILAAVCWGTIGIFTRELQAAGFTSVQITAARCAVTALCLVMGLLITDRDKLKIVPKDIWMFIGTGLMSIVFFNICYFTSIQYLTLSMASVLLYTAPFFVMLMSLFLFHEKMTIQKGIALILAFSGCVLTAGIVGGQVNSITEIGILIGLGSGFGYALYTIFGRVALKKYHPITITTYTFLVATIGILPFCDVGNMVQLSMANTGILPYILILSIVCTVLPYFLYTKGLKHVEGGKASVMAFVEPMVATLIGIFLFHEQMTLLNMTGVVLIFAAIVLLNSRSRSSGTPDTP is encoded by the coding sequence ATGGGATCTACAGATATCTTTACACACCGAACCGTCAGTGAGACCCGGCTCGCTCCTTTTCTTATCATACTTGCCGCCGTCTGCTGGGGGACGATCGGAATCTTTACGAGGGAACTTCAGGCAGCAGGATTCACATCAGTCCAGATAACCGCAGCACGCTGCGCAGTGACCGCCCTCTGCCTTGTCATGGGTTTGCTGATTACCGACCGGGACAAACTAAAAATTGTTCCAAAGGATATCTGGATGTTTATTGGAACCGGGCTTATGAGCATCGTGTTTTTCAATATCTGCTACTTTACGTCGATCCAGTATTTGACTCTTTCAATGGCCTCGGTACTGCTGTACACGGCACCATTTTTTGTGATGCTGATGTCTCTGTTTTTATTCCATGAAAAAATGACAATACAGAAAGGCATTGCCCTGATCCTGGCATTCAGCGGGTGTGTGCTCACTGCGGGAATCGTCGGCGGCCAAGTCAACAGTATCACGGAGATCGGCATTCTGATCGGACTTGGATCCGGATTTGGATATGCCTTATACACGATCTTTGGAAGGGTGGCTTTGAAAAAATACCATCCGATTACCATTACCACCTATACATTTCTGGTTGCCACTATCGGCATACTTCCATTCTGCGATGTTGGAAATATGGTTCAGCTTTCTATGGCAAATACGGGAATTCTACCGTATATTCTGATCCTCAGCATAGTATGTACGGTCCTTCCCTATTTCCTGTACACCAAAGGTTTGAAGCATGTGGAGGGTGGCAAAGCATCGGTGATGGCTTTTGTTGAGCCGATGGTTGCAACGCTTATTGGAATCTTCCTTTTCCATGAACAGATGACGCTTTTGAATATGACCGGCGTTGTTCTGATTTTTGCAGCGATCGTTCTTTTGAACAGTCGGAGCCGGTCATCAGGTACCCCTGATACCCCTTGA